The following coding sequences are from one Phenylobacterium glaciei window:
- a CDS encoding phosphotransferase family protein has product MTPPPRFARLVLITPDGAVVGALPALPIATPWWQDIAPVIDAVRAAHGIEVVVLRALEIAPNPKSVKVTYLAEVAGPVEGVEPWDGELDEHPLRNAYAKLGGPAEDLAWAGAILAEQGLTPAGPPRQVRTWNLSSLWAIPVQGQTVWLKATPPFFAHEAPLIAALAGEAVPVLLGHGDGRLLMAELPGQDLHEAEIDQLFPMVDLLVGIQAKWIGREAELFALGLPDWRGPALSAAIAEVFERTAPELSTKNRGALTAFIADLPRRFAELAACGLPDTLVHGDFHPGNLRGDGERLALMDWGDSGVGHPLLDSSAFLDRVPPEALDAVRAIWLAHWREAVPGSDPARALTLLAPIAAARQAVVYRGFLDNIEPAEHPYHAADPADWLSRTAALVRAEPRAG; this is encoded by the coding sequence GTGACCCCGCCGCCCCGCTTCGCGCGCCTCGTCCTCATCACGCCTGACGGCGCCGTCGTCGGCGCCCTCCCCGCCCTGCCCATCGCCACCCCCTGGTGGCAGGACATCGCCCCGGTGATTGACGCCGTGCGCGCGGCGCATGGGATCGAGGTCGTTGTCCTGCGGGCGCTGGAGATCGCGCCCAATCCGAAGTCGGTGAAGGTCACCTACCTCGCCGAAGTCGCCGGGCCGGTTGAAGGCGTCGAGCCCTGGGACGGCGAGCTGGACGAACACCCCCTGCGCAACGCCTACGCCAAGCTGGGCGGCCCCGCAGAGGACCTGGCCTGGGCCGGCGCCATCCTGGCGGAGCAGGGCCTGACGCCCGCCGGCCCGCCGCGCCAGGTGCGCACCTGGAACCTGTCGAGCCTCTGGGCCATCCCGGTGCAGGGCCAGACGGTCTGGCTCAAAGCCACCCCGCCCTTCTTCGCCCACGAGGCGCCGTTGATCGCCGCCTTGGCCGGCGAGGCCGTGCCCGTCCTTCTGGGCCACGGCGACGGCCGTCTCCTGATGGCCGAACTGCCAGGCCAAGACCTGCACGAAGCCGAGATCGACCAGTTGTTCCCCATGGTGGACCTTCTGGTTGGGATACAGGCCAAGTGGATCGGCCGCGAGGCGGAGCTCTTCGCCCTGGGCCTGCCCGACTGGCGCGGCCCGGCCCTGAGCGCCGCTATCGCCGAGGTGTTCGAGCGCACCGCGCCCGAGCTCTCCACCAAGAACCGCGGGGCGCTCACCGCCTTCATCGCCGACCTGCCGCGCCGGTTCGCCGAGCTGGCGGCGTGCGGCCTACCGGACACTCTGGTGCACGGCGACTTCCACCCCGGCAACCTGCGGGGCGATGGGGAGCGACTGGCCCTGATGGATTGGGGCGACAGCGGCGTGGGCCACCCGCTGCTGGATAGCTCCGCCTTCCTCGATCGCGTGCCCCCCGAGGCCCTCGACGCCGTCCGCGCCATCTGGCTGGCCCATTGGCGCGAGGCGGTCCCCGGCTCGGACCCGGCCCGGGCGCTGACCCTGCTGGCGCCCATCGCCGCGGCGCGGCAGGCGGTGGTCTATCGCGGCTTCCTCGACAACATCGAACCCGCCGAACACCCCTACCACGCCGCCGATCCGGCCGACTGGCTGAGCCGGACGGCGGCCCTGGTCAGAGCAGAACCTAGAGCCGGCTAG
- a CDS encoding DUF3297 family protein — MSDTPPDRLAISPNSPYYDAACLERGVGVRFKGVEKTNVDEYCVSEGWVRLSVGATVDRKGNAMTVKLQGPVEPYFRDTPEA; from the coding sequence ATGTCCGACACGCCCCCCGACCGCCTCGCGATCAGCCCCAACAGCCCCTATTACGACGCCGCCTGCCTGGAGCGCGGCGTGGGCGTGCGCTTCAAGGGCGTCGAGAAGACCAATGTCGACGAGTACTGCGTCAGCGAGGGCTGGGTCCGGCTGTCGGTCGGCGCCACCGTCGACCGCAAGGGCAACGCCATGACCGTGAAGCTGCAGGGTCCGGTCGAGCCCTACTTCCGCGACACCCCGGAAGCGTGA
- the glnA gene encoding type I glutamate--ammonia ligase: MATAKDILNEIKEKDVKYVDVRFTDIRGKMQHVTFDIDLVDDDFLNDGTMFDGSSIAGWKAINESDMKLRPDLDSAYIDPFYQQTTLCLFCDVVNPDTGTPYDRDPRSIAKAALNFVKASGIGDTVFFGPEAEFFIFDDVKWSVQPNNTGYSYDSIELPGNSAKEYAEGNMGHRPGPKGGYFPVNPIDSAQDLRGEMLAVMGELGMKPEKHHHEVAPAQHELGLKFDTMIVMADRLQLYKYVIHNVAAAYGKTATFMAKPMFGDNGSGMHVHQSIWGDGKPLFAGDKYAGLSQMCLWYIGGIIKHAKAINAFSNSTTNSYKRLVPGYEAPVKLAYSARNRSASIRIPHVDSPKGKRLEARFPDPMGNPYLTFTALLMAGIDGIVNQIDPGAPQDKNLYDLPPREQKKVPEVCGSLKEALENLDKDRGFLKAGGVMSDEFIDAYIELKMEEVMRLALHPHPVEFEMYYKC; this comes from the coding sequence ATGGCCACCGCCAAGGATATTCTGAACGAAATCAAAGAGAAGGACGTGAAATACGTCGACGTGCGCTTCACCGACATCCGCGGGAAGATGCAGCACGTCACCTTCGACATCGACCTGGTGGACGATGACTTCCTGAATGACGGCACGATGTTCGACGGCTCGTCGATCGCCGGCTGGAAGGCCATCAACGAAAGCGACATGAAGCTGCGTCCCGACCTGGACAGCGCTTATATCGACCCCTTCTACCAGCAGACGACGCTTTGCCTGTTCTGCGACGTTGTGAACCCCGACACCGGCACCCCCTACGACCGCGACCCGCGCTCCATCGCCAAGGCGGCGCTGAACTTCGTGAAGGCCTCGGGCATCGGCGACACGGTGTTCTTCGGCCCCGAAGCCGAGTTCTTCATCTTCGACGACGTGAAGTGGTCGGTGCAGCCGAACAACACCGGCTACTCCTATGACTCCATCGAACTGCCGGGCAATTCCGCCAAGGAATACGCCGAAGGCAACATGGGCCACCGTCCGGGTCCGAAGGGCGGCTACTTCCCCGTCAACCCGATCGACTCGGCTCAGGACCTGCGCGGCGAAATGCTGGCGGTGATGGGCGAGCTCGGCATGAAGCCGGAAAAGCACCACCACGAGGTGGCCCCGGCCCAGCACGAACTCGGCCTGAAGTTCGACACCATGATCGTCATGGCCGACCGGCTGCAGCTCTATAAGTACGTCATCCACAACGTGGCGGCGGCCTACGGTAAGACGGCCACCTTCATGGCCAAGCCGATGTTCGGCGACAACGGCTCGGGCATGCACGTGCACCAGTCGATCTGGGGCGACGGCAAGCCGCTGTTCGCGGGCGACAAGTACGCCGGCCTGAGCCAGATGTGCCTCTGGTACATCGGCGGCATCATCAAGCACGCCAAGGCCATCAACGCCTTCTCCAACTCCACCACCAACAGCTACAAGCGTCTGGTGCCCGGCTACGAAGCCCCGGTGAAACTGGCCTATTCGGCCCGCAACCGCTCGGCCTCGATCCGCATCCCGCACGTGGACAGCCCCAAGGGCAAGCGTCTGGAAGCCCGCTTCCCCGACCCCATGGGCAACCCCTACCTGACCTTCACCGCCCTGCTGATGGCCGGCATCGACGGCATCGTGAACCAGATCGATCCGGGCGCGCCGCAGGACAAGAACCTCTACGACCTGCCGCCGCGCGAGCAGAAGAAGGTCCCGGAAGTCTGCGGCTCCCTCAAGGAAGCCCTGGAAAACCTCGACAAGGACCGCGGCTTCCTGAAGGCTGGCGGCGTGATGAGCGACGAGTTCATCGACGCCTATATCGAGCTGAAGATGGAAGAGGTCATGCGCCTCGCCCTCCATCCGCACCCTGTCGAGTTCGAGATGTACTACAAGTGCTAG
- a CDS encoding P-II family nitrogen regulator, with protein sequence MKKIEAIIKPFKLDEVKEALQELGVQGMTVLEAKGYGRQKGQTELYRGAEYVVDFLPKIKIEVVIADDQLERVLESIIGAARTGRIGDGKIFVSEITDVLRIRTGETGAAAV encoded by the coding sequence ATGAAGAAAATCGAAGCGATCATCAAGCCGTTCAAGCTCGACGAGGTGAAGGAAGCCCTTCAGGAACTCGGCGTTCAGGGCATGACCGTGCTCGAAGCCAAGGGCTATGGCCGCCAGAAGGGCCAGACCGAACTCTACCGCGGCGCGGAGTACGTCGTGGACTTCCTGCCCAAGATCAAAATCGAGGTCGTCATCGCCGACGATCAGCTGGAGCGCGTGCTGGAATCCATCATCGGCGCGGCGCGTACGGGGCGTATCGGCGACGGCAAGATCTTCGTTTCGGAAATCACCGATGTGCTGCGGATTCGGACTGGGGAGACCGGCGCCGCGGCCGTCTAA
- a CDS encoding acetyl-CoA acetyltransferase: MDDRTPVLIGAGQFTYRGDAGASPSPTQLLKIAAERAAADAGLGAEALAAIDGLAVVGFTIDAPGGGRLVPHSTNPPATLARRIGATPRWAVYSHMGGNSPQQMINLACERIARGDNDLTLVVGCEFLGSATKRLTKGLGFDDWDDAEDLPEPDRVGDPRPGSTPYENKHGLGRPINVYPLFENALRGRDGRSIPDHQKQMGDLFAPFSAVAAKNPEAWFPVARSSEELVTVTERNRMVGFPYTKYLNAIMEVDQSAGVLVCSLKKARELGVSEDKLVYLHGCADAYDLWFPIDRQNYHSSPAMRLTGQRALSMAGIGLDDIGHIDLYSCFPVAVEIGAEELGLKLDDPRGLTVTGGLPYMGGPGNNYAMHSIAVMMQRLRDNPGDWGLVTANGWFLTKQSTGVYSTKPPAKPFARQDPKVIQDQIDALPHPTVIEQPQGPATIETYTVVHGREGYMMGIIVGRDSQDRRFVAVTPNDEATLRDLESREGVGRTGTVSRSEDGQKNLFIPD; this comes from the coding sequence ATGGACGACAGGACCCCAGTTCTTATCGGAGCGGGCCAATTCACCTATCGCGGTGACGCGGGGGCGTCGCCTTCGCCGACCCAGTTGCTGAAGATTGCAGCGGAACGCGCCGCAGCCGACGCGGGCCTGGGCGCTGAAGCTTTGGCGGCCATCGACGGCTTGGCCGTGGTGGGCTTCACCATCGACGCACCGGGCGGCGGACGGCTGGTGCCACACTCCACCAATCCCCCCGCGACCCTCGCCAGGCGGATCGGCGCGACCCCCCGCTGGGCGGTCTATTCCCACATGGGCGGCAACAGCCCGCAGCAGATGATCAACCTGGCCTGCGAGCGGATCGCCCGCGGCGACAACGACCTGACCCTGGTGGTGGGCTGCGAGTTCCTGGGTTCGGCCACCAAGCGCCTGACCAAGGGCCTGGGCTTCGACGACTGGGACGACGCCGAGGACCTGCCCGAGCCGGACCGCGTCGGCGATCCGCGTCCGGGTTCGACGCCCTACGAGAACAAGCACGGCCTGGGCAGACCCATCAATGTCTACCCGCTGTTCGAGAACGCCCTGCGCGGCCGCGACGGCCGCTCCATCCCCGACCACCAGAAACAGATGGGCGATCTCTTCGCCCCCTTCAGCGCGGTCGCCGCCAAGAACCCGGAGGCCTGGTTCCCCGTGGCGCGCTCCTCCGAGGAACTGGTCACCGTCACCGAACGCAACCGCATGGTGGGATTCCCCTACACCAAGTACCTGAACGCCATCATGGAGGTCGATCAGTCGGCCGGCGTGCTTGTCTGCAGCCTGAAGAAGGCGCGGGAACTCGGTGTTTCTGAAGACAAGCTCGTCTACCTGCACGGCTGCGCCGACGCCTATGACCTGTGGTTCCCCATCGACCGCCAGAACTACCACTCCAGCCCGGCCATGCGCCTGACCGGCCAGCGGGCGCTGTCGATGGCGGGGATCGGCCTCGACGACATCGGCCATATCGACCTCTATTCCTGCTTCCCGGTCGCCGTGGAGATCGGGGCCGAGGAGCTGGGTCTGAAGCTGGACGACCCGCGCGGCCTGACCGTCACCGGCGGGCTCCCCTATATGGGCGGCCCCGGCAACAACTACGCCATGCACTCCATCGCGGTGATGATGCAGCGCCTGCGGGACAACCCTGGCGACTGGGGCCTGGTCACCGCCAATGGCTGGTTCCTCACCAAGCAGTCCACCGGCGTCTATTCCACCAAGCCGCCCGCCAAGCCCTTCGCGCGCCAGGACCCGAAGGTGATCCAGGACCAGATCGACGCCCTGCCGCACCCGACTGTCATCGAACAGCCGCAAGGACCCGCCACTATTGAGACGTACACGGTGGTTCACGGGCGGGAGGGCTACATGATGGGCATCATTGTCGGCCGCGATTCCCAGGACCGCCGCTTCGTGGCCGTCACCCCCAACGACGAAGCCACCCTGCGCGATCTCGAATCGCGCGAAGGAGTGGGGCGTACGGGGACGGTCAGCCGGTCTGAAGACGGCCAAAAGAACCTGTTCATTCCAGACTGA
- a CDS encoding histidine phosphatase family protein — protein MSRLYLIRHGKPAAVWGEADDDPGLDDAGRAQAEAARDVLMALPEAERPTKVVSSPLRRCRETAMPTAEALGVEIEIDPFVGEIPTPKGLTAEQRPPWLREVFQGNWKDVKGDLDYDAWRQDVAGSLNVRAGTAVFSHYVAINAVMSQLAGDERVLVFRPDHASISVLETDGKSLSLVEQGREASTGVL, from the coding sequence ATGTCGCGACTTTACCTGATCCGCCACGGCAAGCCCGCCGCCGTCTGGGGGGAGGCCGATGACGATCCGGGCCTGGATGACGCCGGCAGGGCCCAGGCGGAGGCCGCCCGCGACGTGCTGATGGCTCTGCCTGAGGCTGAGCGCCCCACCAAGGTGGTGAGCTCGCCCCTTCGGCGCTGCCGCGAGACCGCCATGCCGACGGCGGAAGCCCTGGGCGTCGAGATCGAGATCGATCCCTTTGTCGGCGAGATTCCCACGCCCAAGGGCCTCACCGCCGAGCAACGGCCGCCGTGGCTGCGCGAGGTGTTCCAGGGGAACTGGAAGGACGTGAAGGGGGACCTGGACTACGACGCCTGGCGTCAGGACGTCGCCGGTTCGCTCAACGTGCGGGCCGGGACTGCGGTGTTCAGTCACTATGTGGCGATCAACGCGGTGATGTCGCAGCTTGCCGGCGACGAGCGCGTTCTGGTCTTCCGCCCCGATCACGCTTCGATCAGCGTGCTGGAGACGGACGGGAAGAGCCTGAGCCTGGTGGAGCAGGGACGAGAAGCCTCCACCGGCGTCCTCTAG
- a CDS encoding NAD(P)H-hydrate dehydratase → MAAADAAAIAAGTPGVELMARAGLAVADAICERHAPRPTAVLCGPGNNGGDGYVVARILAERGWEVWVERLALPATDDAKAAAALWTGETFEVGDAARQGELFVDALFGAGLSKPLDGEAARLARMCERVPDRVVAIDLPSGLAGDTGRILGDTAFCAALTVTFHAKKPVHVLEPGASRCGEIVVADIGLSTSGHALMENTPELWLSRFPWPGADAHKHSRGRLVVVSGEVWNTGAARLSARAGLRMGAGLVTLLSPTDALAVNAAHLEAVMLRGFDTEVELEQIAADVDAAIIGPAAGVNETTLLNVLALARTGAALVIDADAITVFRDDPEELFSVLDVDDVLTPHPGEFERLFPGLLKDAPERITAARRAAKKADAIVLLKGPDTVIAAPDGRTAVNTNGSPWLATAGSGDVLAGFVGALIAQGMESFEAACAAAWIHADAADLHGPGLISEDLPGLASAVLRRLYGAREI, encoded by the coding sequence ATGGCGGCCGCCGACGCCGCGGCGATCGCGGCCGGGACCCCCGGCGTCGAGCTCATGGCCCGCGCCGGCCTCGCCGTGGCTGACGCCATCTGTGAGCGTCATGCGCCGCGCCCCACCGCCGTGCTCTGCGGACCAGGCAACAACGGCGGCGACGGCTATGTCGTGGCCCGCATCCTGGCCGAGCGCGGCTGGGAGGTCTGGGTCGAGCGCCTGGCCCTGCCGGCCACCGACGACGCCAAGGCCGCCGCCGCGCTCTGGACCGGCGAGACCTTCGAGGTCGGCGACGCCGCGCGGCAGGGCGAACTCTTCGTCGACGCCCTCTTCGGCGCGGGACTCTCCAAGCCGCTGGACGGGGAGGCGGCCCGCCTGGCCCGGATGTGCGAGCGCGTCCCCGACCGTGTGGTGGCCATCGACCTCCCCAGCGGGCTGGCCGGTGACACCGGCCGCATCCTTGGCGACACCGCCTTCTGCGCCGCGCTCACCGTCACCTTCCATGCCAAGAAGCCGGTCCATGTGCTGGAGCCCGGCGCCAGCCGTTGCGGCGAGATCGTGGTGGCGGACATCGGGCTTTCGACGAGCGGCCACGCCCTGATGGAGAACACCCCGGAGCTTTGGCTGTCGCGCTTTCCCTGGCCGGGCGCCGACGCCCACAAGCATTCCCGCGGCCGCCTGGTGGTGGTGAGCGGCGAGGTCTGGAACACCGGCGCCGCCCGGCTGTCGGCCCGCGCCGGTCTGCGGATGGGGGCTGGGCTGGTGACGCTGCTGTCGCCCACTGACGCGCTGGCCGTGAACGCCGCCCACCTGGAGGCGGTCATGTTGCGGGGCTTCGACACCGAGGTGGAGCTGGAGCAGATCGCCGCCGACGTGGACGCCGCCATCATCGGCCCCGCCGCGGGCGTCAATGAGACGACCCTGCTCAACGTCCTCGCGCTCGCCCGCACTGGCGCGGCCCTCGTGATCGACGCCGACGCCATCACCGTCTTCCGCGACGACCCCGAAGAGCTGTTCTCGGTGCTCGACGTGGACGACGTGCTCACCCCCCATCCCGGTGAGTTCGAGCGTCTGTTCCCGGGCCTTCTCAAGGACGCGCCCGAGCGCATCACCGCCGCCCGCCGCGCCGCCAAGAAGGCAGACGCCATCGTCCTGCTGAAGGGCCCCGACACCGTCATCGCCGCGCCGGACGGCCGGACGGCGGTCAACACGAACGGCTCGCCCTGGCTGGCCACCGCCGGCTCCGGCGACGTGCTGGCGGGCTTTGTCGGCGCCCTGATCGCCCAGGGCATGGAGAGCTTCGAGGCCGCCTGCGCCGCAGCCTGGATCCACGCCGACGCCGCCGACCTGCACGGGCCAGGGCTGATCTCCGAGGATCTGCCCGGTCTTGCGTCAGCCGTCCTGCGCCGGCTCTACGGCGCCCGGGAGATCTAG
- a CDS encoding DUF2167 domain-containing protein — MAVLAAVLAGAANAQPPAPSDGPSPEMKALLAQLHPKTGRIGLPTAKATLTLGPNYEFLDATQARKVLTEGWGNPPEASEGVLGMIFPVGKTFLDDDVWGAVVTYEETFYVSDDEAKPSDYDKLLTDMRSGEDAENETRKKNGFTSVHLVGWAQPPSYDRTRHDLIWARDIQFGGVQPDTLNYDTRHLGRRGVLSLNIVSSMPQLAEIRAEAPKLAATAEFDAGARYADHEKDDKVAGYGLVGLVAAGAGLLVAKKAGLVALILLFAKKGIALIAIGGVAVANWARRLIGKKPVKSPAWLEGQRADDELPPPGPTVT, encoded by the coding sequence ATGGCGGTGCTGGCCGCCGTCCTTGCAGGCGCCGCGAACGCGCAACCGCCGGCGCCCTCCGACGGGCCGAGCCCAGAAATGAAAGCGCTGTTGGCGCAGCTCCACCCGAAGACCGGTAGAATCGGCTTGCCGACGGCCAAGGCGACGCTGACCCTTGGACCCAACTATGAGTTTTTGGACGCGACGCAGGCCCGTAAGGTTCTCACCGAAGGTTGGGGCAACCCGCCCGAAGCCTCGGAGGGCGTTCTGGGGATGATCTTCCCGGTGGGGAAGACCTTCCTTGATGACGACGTCTGGGGCGCGGTGGTGACCTACGAGGAGACATTTTACGTCTCCGATGACGAAGCCAAACCGTCTGACTACGACAAGCTGTTGACGGACATGCGCTCGGGCGAGGACGCGGAAAACGAAACCCGCAAGAAGAATGGCTTCACCTCGGTGCACCTAGTGGGGTGGGCCCAACCCCCGTCTTACGACCGCACCCGGCACGATTTGATCTGGGCGCGCGATATCCAGTTCGGCGGGGTCCAGCCGGACACGCTCAATTATGACACCCGGCACCTCGGACGTCGGGGCGTCCTCAGCCTGAATATCGTCTCGTCGATGCCGCAGCTGGCGGAAATCCGCGCAGAGGCCCCTAAGCTTGCCGCCACAGCCGAGTTCGATGCCGGGGCGCGCTACGCGGACCATGAGAAGGACGACAAGGTGGCCGGCTATGGGCTGGTCGGACTGGTAGCTGCGGGAGCTGGCCTCCTGGTCGCCAAGAAGGCCGGCCTCGTCGCGCTCATTCTACTCTTCGCCAAGAAAGGCATCGCGCTGATCGCCATCGGTGGCGTCGCTGTCGCCAACTGGGCGCGCCGGCTCATCGGCAAGAAGCCGGTGAAGTCTCCTGCATGGCTCGAGGGGCAGAGGGCTGATGACGAACTGCCTCCACCTGGACCGACGGTGACCTGA
- a CDS encoding LysE family translocator produces MTSLTPQLLAALTLFAFVSSITPGPNNTMLMASGANFGFRATVPHLCGVAIGFGVMVAAVGLGLGGLFAAFPRLHDILAIVGGLYMIWLAWKIANAKGVAGGQAGGKPQTFWQAAAFQWVNPKAWAMALGAITTYAPADQYNLNVLLVAVVFLSVNAPSVAIWTGFGVALRRFLDRPAVLKTFNIGMAALLLASLIPLAMELAG; encoded by the coding sequence ATGACGTCGCTTACCCCGCAACTGCTCGCCGCCCTGACCCTGTTCGCCTTCGTGAGCTCCATCACGCCGGGTCCGAACAACACCATGCTGATGGCCTCAGGGGCCAATTTCGGCTTCCGCGCAACCGTGCCGCATCTCTGCGGCGTGGCGATCGGATTCGGGGTGATGGTGGCCGCGGTAGGCCTGGGGCTCGGCGGCCTGTTCGCCGCCTTCCCGAGGCTGCACGACATCCTGGCCATCGTCGGCGGCCTCTACATGATCTGGCTCGCCTGGAAGATCGCCAACGCCAAGGGCGTCGCGGGCGGCCAGGCCGGCGGCAAGCCCCAGACCTTCTGGCAGGCCGCCGCCTTCCAGTGGGTGAACCCCAAGGCCTGGGCCATGGCGCTTGGCGCCATCACCACCTACGCCCCGGCCGACCAATACAACCTCAACGTCCTGCTGGTGGCGGTGGTGTTTCTGAGCGTCAACGCGCCGTCGGTGGCCATCTGGACCGGCTTCGGCGTGGCCCTGCGCCGCTTCCTGGATCGCCCCGCTGTGCTGAAGACCTTCAACATCGGCATGGCGGCGCTGCTGCTGGCCTCCCTGATCCCGCTGGCGATGGAGTTGGCGGGGTGA
- a CDS encoding tetratricopeptide repeat protein translates to MSDQPFTPPPSAPGVEFERGIQLLRSGSHAAAAVTLQRLVDAEPNQVDARVALGSAEMGLGRWAAAEATFRRALDLVPRHPPALRNLGILLATWERHADTLQLAESTLDIDPTHTQALLARGNALTGMERFEEALQSYSQAAGFEDVAYEALVKLGQTYAALGQNEAALTSFDQAIALQPNLALAIFRRGLVRLPLRNFAGGWDDYEARLNLGTFVASSMSFYRPIMGQVARRIASADLANRRILLLGEQGLGDQVMFASMIPDLAGEGATVTCVCDHRLTRLFSASFQGVEFQGLATPPVLAIGADDTVLAMGSLGRLYRRNEGDFPGTPYLRAGPGVRNAWAARLGPRPKGLRIGLSWRGGVPGTGMSRRSLSLDQLAPVLDLPDCDFVSLQYGDVTAELEALNAGRGNPVRAFDPAEIYDFEPLAGLIANLDVVVSVQTSVVHLAGAVGTTCLTLVPHHPEWRYTASGSTMPWYGSVQLFRQPAPDAWAPVVHEVADALRLRLSRRQA, encoded by the coding sequence ATGAGCGACCAACCCTTCACGCCGCCGCCGAGCGCGCCGGGCGTAGAATTCGAGCGGGGCATACAACTTCTGCGCTCCGGCTCCCACGCCGCTGCGGCGGTCACGTTGCAACGTTTGGTCGACGCAGAGCCAAATCAGGTCGACGCGCGCGTCGCCCTTGGATCAGCGGAGATGGGACTGGGGCGATGGGCAGCCGCGGAGGCGACCTTCCGGCGCGCGCTGGACCTCGTGCCGCGCCACCCTCCCGCGCTACGGAACCTCGGCATCCTGCTCGCCACATGGGAGCGTCACGCCGACACGCTGCAGCTCGCCGAGTCCACGCTCGACATCGATCCCACCCACACCCAGGCCCTCCTGGCCCGCGGCAATGCGCTGACCGGCATGGAGCGATTTGAGGAGGCTCTGCAGAGCTATAGCCAAGCCGCGGGGTTCGAGGACGTCGCCTACGAGGCCCTCGTCAAGCTCGGCCAGACTTATGCGGCTCTGGGCCAGAACGAGGCGGCGTTGACCAGCTTCGACCAGGCGATCGCCCTGCAGCCCAACCTGGCCCTCGCCATTTTCCGACGCGGCCTCGTACGTCTGCCACTGCGTAATTTCGCCGGTGGGTGGGACGACTATGAGGCGCGCCTGAACCTTGGGACCTTCGTCGCCTCGTCCATGTCCTTCTACCGGCCGATCATGGGCCAGGTGGCTCGACGCATCGCCAGCGCCGATCTCGCCAACCGCCGCATCCTCTTGCTTGGAGAACAGGGACTTGGTGATCAGGTGATGTTCGCCAGCATGATCCCTGATCTCGCCGGCGAAGGGGCCACGGTCACCTGTGTCTGCGACCACCGGCTGACGCGGCTGTTTTCCGCGTCCTTCCAAGGGGTCGAGTTTCAGGGTCTGGCGACCCCTCCGGTCCTCGCCATCGGCGCGGATGACACGGTCCTGGCCATGGGGAGTCTCGGGCGGCTCTATCGTCGTAACGAAGGAGATTTCCCCGGAACGCCTTATCTTCGGGCGGGTCCCGGCGTGCGTAACGCCTGGGCCGCTCGGCTGGGGCCGCGTCCCAAGGGCCTCCGGATCGGTCTCTCGTGGCGAGGCGGCGTGCCCGGCACTGGAATGAGCAGGCGTTCGCTATCCTTGGACCAGCTGGCGCCGGTGCTCGACCTGCCGGACTGCGACTTCGTAAGCCTGCAATATGGCGATGTCACCGCCGAGTTGGAGGCGCTGAATGCCGGACGGGGAAACCCAGTTCGCGCCTTCGATCCTGCCGAGATCTACGATTTCGAGCCGCTTGCCGGCCTCATCGCCAACCTGGATGTGGTGGTGTCGGTGCAAACCTCGGTCGTGCACCTGGCCGGCGCGGTCGGCACAACCTGCCTGACCTTGGTTCCCCACCATCCCGAGTGGCGCTACACGGCGTCAGGCTCGACCATGCCCTGGTACGGGTCGGTGCAGCTTTTTCGCCAGCCGGCTCCTGACGCTTGGGCGCCTGTCGTTCACGAGGTGGCCGACGCCCTGCGGCTGCGGCTTTCCCGCCGTCAAGCCTGA
- a CDS encoding class I SAM-dependent DNA methyltransferase: MSTSYYDDNAERFFADTAFVDMSAVRARFVAALPPGGRVLDAGCGSGRDALAFRGLGFQVTAFDGSSRMVEMAQAHTGLKVLHMDFSQVAWVAAFDGIWSCASLLHVSRRELPAVMARLRDALVPGGVWELSFKGGHGERQVEGRHFTDLDEAAARALVMEVGGLEVLASDTSGDLRPGKETEAWTNVFLRRAG; encoded by the coding sequence TTGTCCACCAGCTACTACGACGACAACGCCGAGCGGTTCTTCGCCGACACCGCCTTTGTCGACATGTCAGCCGTCAGGGCGCGATTCGTCGCGGCCTTGCCGCCGGGTGGTCGGGTGCTGGACGCTGGTTGTGGCTCCGGACGCGATGCTCTGGCGTTTCGGGGCCTCGGTTTTCAGGTCACAGCCTTCGACGGCTCATCGCGGATGGTGGAGATGGCCCAGGCCCATACCGGCCTGAAGGTCCTGCATATGGACTTTTCCCAGGTCGCCTGGGTGGCGGCCTTTGACGGCATCTGGTCCTGCGCCTCGTTGCTCCACGTGTCCCGTCGCGAACTCCCCGCCGTCATGGCGCGATTGCGCGACGCCCTGGTTCCAGGCGGGGTTTGGGAACTTTCCTTCAAGGGGGGGCACGGCGAACGCCAGGTCGAAGGACGCCACTTCACCGACCTCGACGAGGCCGCAGCCAGGGCTCTGGTGATGGAGGTCGGCGGCCTCGAGGTCCTGGCCAGCGATACCAGTGGCGACCTGCGCCCAGGGAAGGAAACAGAGGCCTGGACCAACGTCTTTCTGCGCCGAGCAGGGTAG